The following coding sequences are from one Burkholderia stabilis window:
- a CDS encoding CsbD family protein, with protein MDRNRIEGKLKQVKGSVKEALGKVTGDRKAEAEGVAEQQAGKIQEQAGEAADAVRKHTGTDRH; from the coding sequence ATGGACAGGAATCGCATCGAAGGCAAGCTCAAGCAGGTCAAGGGTTCGGTCAAGGAAGCACTCGGCAAGGTGACGGGCGACCGCAAGGCGGAAGCGGAGGGCGTCGCCGAACAGCAGGCCGGCAAGATCCAGGAGCAGGCCGGCGAGGCGGCCGATGCGGTGCGCAAGCATACGGGCACCGATCGGCACTGA